The proteins below come from a single Myxocyprinus asiaticus isolate MX2 ecotype Aquarium Trade chromosome 28, UBuf_Myxa_2, whole genome shotgun sequence genomic window:
- the LOC127419112 gene encoding keratin, type I cytoskeletal 18: MSLRTNYSMRSSSSQVPVSQVSIKRTTTSSMPTYRAASIYGGAGGQGTRISSASYSGVRSGLGFPSMSSSIQVSATGATGEIMGNEKMAMQNLNDRLASYLEKVRFLEQANSKLELKIREALEKRGPDVHDYSRFQPIIDELRKKIFDATADNARLVLQIDNARLAADDFRVKYESELSIRQGVEADIAGLRKVIDDTNLNRMNLESEIEALKEELIFLKKNHDNEVMELRNQISQSGVQVDVDAPKGQDLAQIMEEMRTKYEKMALKNQEELKAWHETQISEIQVQVTQSTEALQGARTEVNDLRRQIQTLEIELESQKNLKGSLEATLRDTEMRYNMEIENLNAVLLQLEAELTQLRNNIQQQTQEYEALLNIKIRLEVEIATYRRLLDGGDFKLQDAIEEQKKVKVMTVTQTLVDGKVVSSSTETKERKL, translated from the exons ATGAGTCTAAGAACAAACTACAGCATGCGTTCCTCCAGCTCTCAGGTGCCGGTGTCCCAAGTGTCCATCAAGCGCACCACCACCAGCAGCATGCCAACCTACCGGGCTGCAAGCATCTATGGAGGTGCCGGGGGTCAGGGGACACGTATCTCCTCTGCCTCCTACTCAGGAGTCCGCAGTGGATTGGGATTTCCCTCCATGTCCAGCTCCATCCAAGTGAGTGCCACCGGTGCCACAGGTGAGATCATGGGCAATGAGAAGATGGCAATGCAGAACCTGAATGACCGTCTAGCTTCCTACCTAGAGAAAGTCAGGTTCCTGGAACAGGCCAACAGCAAGCTAGAGCTGAAGATCAGAGAGGCTCTGGAGAAACGAGGTCCTGATGTCCATGACTACAGCCGTTTCCAGCCCATCATTGACGAACTGCGCAAGAAA ATATTTGACGCCACTGCGGACAATGCCCGCCTTGTGCTTCAGATTGATAATGCCCGCCTGGCAGCTGATGATTTCAGAGTCAA GTATGAATCTGAGCTGTCCATCCGCCAGGGTGTGGAGGCCGACATTGCTGGCCTGAGAAAGGTTATCGATGACACGAACCTGAACCGCATGAACCTTGAAAGCGAGATTGAGGCCCTCAAGGAGGAGCTCATTTTCCTGAAGAAGAACCACGACAAT GAGGTAATGGAGCTTCGTAACCAGATCTCCCAGTCGGGAGTGCAGGTGGACGTTGATGCTCCCAAGGGACAAGACCTTGCCCAGATCATGGAAGAGATGAGAACCAAGTATGAGAAAATGGCCCTTAAGAACCAAGAGGAGCTCAAGGCCTGGCACGAAACACAG ATCTCAGAGATTCAGGTACAAGTGACACAGAGCACAGAAGCCCTCCAGGGTGCTCGTACAGAAGTCAACGACCTTCGCAGACAAATCCAGACACTGGAAATTGAGCTGGAGTCACAGAAGAACCTG AAAGGATCACTGGAGGCCACATTGCGGGACACAGAAATGCGCTACAACATGGAAATTGAGAATCTAAATGCTGTCCTCCTGCAACTGGAGGCTGAGCTCACTCAGTTACGCAACAACATCCAGCAACAGACGCAGGAGTACGAGGCTCTGCTGAACATCAAGATAAGGTTGGAGGTAGAAATTGCCACCTACAGGAGGCTTCTGGATGGCGGAGACTTCAA GCTCCAGGATGCTATTGAGGAGCAAAAGAAGGTGAAAGTCATGACGGTCACACAGACGTTGGTGGATGGGAAGGTGGTGTCTTCAAGCACAGAGACCAAGGAGAGGAAACTCTGA